A segment of the Nitrospirota bacterium genome:
GACCTTCTTGAAGTCATTTTGAATTTTGCCAATTTGCAGCGAACCGGAATTGGCTCGCGTGAGAAATACATTGCATCAGAGTGAAGACCGCTCACGACCTGGGTGCAGTTGCGGGCTTCAACTTCAGCAGCATCCTTGATCTCGATTGCCAGATTAACCACTTGAATAGCCGAATTGGCCAGCATCGCTTGTAGTGCTGCCCGGTAATAGTGACCACGCTCTAGTCTCCACCGGCAACGGTAACAATTTCACCAGTTATGTAGCTGGCATCTATTGAGAGGAGGAAACCCATGGCGGCTGCGACTTCCTCCGGTTTTCCAGGTCGATGCATCGGAATCTTTTGAATCCGATCGGCGATTTCCTGAGCTGAGCGACCAGATTGCTGCTGCGGGCTATGGACGAACCCGGACCGCACTCCATTAATACATAGGCCTGACTTTGCAACATCCCTCGAAAGACCACGCATTGACGTCTCCAAGGCTCCTTTAGCTGCAGCGTAATGGAGGCTACGCGGCGAACCACCGTACTTAGCCGCGATCGAGCTGAGATACACTATGCGGCCTTCACCACGTTCCTGCATCTCGGGAATTACCAATCTGGTCAAGACGAACGGGACTACACAGTGCTCAAATACTGCCTGTTGCCAGTCCAACACTGAGGTTTCTTGCCATGCCTGCCAAGGAACACGCCCTCCGCACAAAGCCATACCATGAAGGGTGCCCATTTCAGAACGAACGCGGTCCAGCAACTGAACACACGACTCTTCGGAATCGAGCGGCGATTGAAGACAAACACCACGGGCACCACCCTGCTCAAGGCTTTCTTGCAGATGTTCTACCGCCAACCGGTTTTTACAATACTGCAATCCAATCACCACACCAGGCCTTATCAGTCTACGAACAAGAGCAGAGCCGATAGTCCCCGACGCACCGACGACGAGATACGTTTCTGGATTTGCAGTTTGCTGAGTCACAGTGGTCAGACTACGGCACAGCGGTTACAAGGACCAACCCCGTCGCGCCTGCCAGTAAGATGCGCATCACGCAAACTGGAATAGCCAGAAGAACGCCACATCGCCGATAACGTATGCCCTGGGAATGTTCCTACCGACAACGTTGACTTATAGTCAACATCGCAGGGGTTTACCTTTCCATCCCACCAGACGAACATCCGGCGCCACAAGTCTGAACAGGGCTCGCCAAGATCCGTAATCGAGCGGCTGTAAACATTCTCCCAAGGATTGTATTGAACAAATGCAACCTGATCCACCAGACTACCCCATACACGCTGCATGGAGTCGAGGCTTTGGTCGTCAGAGAATTGCACCCCTGATACTCGAGTTATGACAGGCAGACTCGAGTACTGGGTTTGGCGTATCTTCT
Coding sequences within it:
- a CDS encoding SDR family oxidoreductase; translated protein: MTQQTANPETYLVVGASGTIGSALVRRLIRPGVVIGLQYCKNRLAVEHLQESLEQGGARGVCLQSPLDSEESCVQLLDRVRSEMGTLHGMALCGGRVPWQAWQETSVLDWQQAVFEHCVVPFVLTRLVIPEMQERGEGRIVYLSSIAAKYGGSPRSLHYAAAKGALETSMRGLSRDVAKSGLCINGVRSGFVHSPQQQSGRSAQEIADRIQKIPMHRPGKPEEVAAAMGFLLSIDASYITGEIVTVAGGD